One Candidatus Zymogenus saltonus genomic window, ATTATTATCAGGTCGGAAATCTGAAAGCCTGACGTCTTTTTATCCAATTCATGAAAGCCGGTCGGAACTCCGCTGATCGGCTCTATCTTGTCATACAGCTTTTCAAACTTCTTATAGCTTTCATTTATGATCGGTTTTAGATTTGAATATTCCGTGGTTATCTTATATTCGGATATTTTAAAAATCTTGCTCTCGGCTTCGTCCAGGATCTCGTCGACTTCCTTAGCCGCCTCGTAAGCATCGGCCGTGATCTCGCCCGAGATCGTAATCAGGTTCCTTAAGACCGACTTCTCCTTTACTATCTTTGCGTAATAATGGATGTTTGCGGCGGTGGGAATTTCTTCAACGAGGGAGGTGAGATATGCGAGACCGCCTATATCCTCGAGCCTTCCCCTCTTCTTCAAGGCGTTCGACAAGGTCACGAGGTCAACCGGCTCGTTTTTGTCGAAGAGTTCGATCATTGCGGTGAAGATATCCCCATGGTTCTTGCGATAGAAGTCCGACGGGGCTATGATATCGAGGACCTTGGCTATAGCCTTGTCTTCCAGCAGGATCCCACCCAATACCGACTTCTCCGCATCAAGATTCTGGGGAGGAATCCTCAAGACCTCTTTTGCCGCCTTATCTGAAATAGGTGTAGCCATACCATCCTCCCGATATTTTCGTTGTGGGATCTATCTTTCGAGTATACATAAAGGATGCAGGGGATACAAGACTTTTCAGGAAGGAATCAGGATTATCAACATCCGCACACCGGTTTTTATCCCCAAACCGATCGGATTGAATATTTTCCGTATCTTGAAGAAATTATCGTGTTTTTATCAATGTCCCCTTCTTTCACCCATACCCCCCCCTCCTACCCCCCCTACACCCCCTCACCATTCCCCACCACTACCTTACCGCCCCTCGTCAGCCCCCCGGTTGAGCTACCCTTCCCTCACGACCTCGATTTTGAGACTTGCCACCACCCCAAAAAAGAGCTTTACGGAGACTGTGTAATCGCCGAGCCTTTTTATCGTCTCGTCGATGACTATCTTTTTCTTATCCACATCTATCCCCTCCATCGAGAGGGCCGCGGCGATTTCGGTGGACGTGACCGAGCCGAATAGCTTGTCCTCCTCCCCGGCGGGCTTTATCATCGTCAACCTGAGGGCCTCGATCTTCTCCTTCAGGACCAGGGCGCTCGCCTTATCTCTCTCCTTTGCCTTCTCGTCCTGATGATGCATCTCTTCCAGTCTTTTCAGATTTCCCTTTGTGGCCTTGAGGGCCAGTTTTTTCGGGATCAGGTAGTTTCTGGCGTATCCGGGGGCGACTTTTATCTTGTCCCCCGTCTTTCCCAGGGAATTAACGTCTTTCAATAGAATTATTTCCATATCCTTTGACTCATTAGTGTTTTTTTTGAAACAGCCGGGACGAATTGACGGCCGGGCTCCCTCTATCCGGGCCTCTTTACCCCCCCGTCAACAGATCGCCGAGACCACGATCCGCCTCGCGCTTTTGCTCCAACAAACCGGGGCCGCAGAAATAATCCCTCTCCGCTGACTATCAAGTCGTACCGAGTATTTTTAAGCCTCAGAACCTCGAGGTGGTGGAGGCAAAGGGCAACAGGGCCAGTATCCTCGCCCTTTTTATGGCGGTGTTCAGCTCCCTTTGGTGTTTGGCGCAGTTTCCCGATATTCTCCTGGGGATGATTTTCCCCCTCTCCGTTACAAAAAATTTCAGAGACTTCTGATCTTTATAATCGATTTTCATAGAAGGATTTGCGCAGAACTTGCACGACTTCTTCTTATGAAAGCCCCTCTTTTTCATTACAGTTGTCATCTACTTTCCTCTCCTTGAATGCAAGAGCGGCCGTTTACCATTTACCGATATCGCCCCTGCAATTGTGCATCCGATATTTCAACAGATCATCAAGGCGGCTCGCCGCTTACTTTCCCTCCCAAACGGGAGAAACAGGACTATACCGCCGTATTCTAATCCTCTTTCTCCTCTTCAAAGTCATCGGAGCCCGTGACTTCATCCGTCTCCATATCATCGGCATCTCCCTTTATATCTTTAAAGCCGGATGGAGAAAGGACGTCTTGATCTTCGCCCTCAAATCTCTCCAGCTTTTCGATCTTTTCCGGCTCTATTTCTATCTCTTCATCGGCTATTTTAACCGTGAGAAATTTGTACACTTCCTCGGTTATTCTCAGGTTTCTCTCCAAGACGGAAATAATATTTCCGGAGCCGTAGTATATGAAGCGGTAATAGTCTCCCTTGAATTTCTTCTTGACACGGTAAGCAAGCTTCCTCTTCCCCCAGTGGTCGATAAATACAATGCTCCCTTTCTGGCTTTCGATGACACCTTCAATCTTCTTTATTACCTTTTCGTTGTCTTCGTCTGAAAGATCGGGGTCGAGGACTATGATGGTCTCGTAGGTACGCATCTAAGTTTCACCTCCTTTCGGATAAAAAGCCCGGGGCTGTTTGGAGAACGGTGTTATTGAGCACAGGGTACGATGCCCGACCACGTCCAAGAAACGATACCGTATCCCTCGGCACACAGTCAAACCCTCTTTCCGTGCCCCCTTCCACTTCTCCACTCCCCGAGCAAGGAGTCAAGGCTCCAAGGAGCCTTCAGGTTTTTAAAGATTTGGTGGGCGTCATCCCATTTGGGCCGACCCCCACCAAGTTGGAATAATTCTATCAGAGAATATCAAAAAGTCAAGAGATTTTGTTATTTTTTAAGATTATACGTTGAATTTTATTCTGATGATATCGCCGTCCTCAACGATGTAATCCCTTCCCTCCGTCCTTATCTTCCCCTCCTCCTTTACTCCCTCTTCGGAGCCGATCGCCTCGAGATCCGTGAAGGTTATCACCTCTGCCCTTATAAAGCCCCGCTCCATATCGGTGTGGATCTTCCCGGCGGCCACGGAGGCTTTGGTTCCCCTCGGAATCGACCAGGCCCTCAGCTCCGGCCCCACGGCGGTGTAAAACGTGATCAGGTCGAGGAGGCGGTAACCCTCCTTGATGATCCGGGAAAGACCGGTCTCTGCAAGGCCGGACTCTTTGAGGTATTCGTCCCGCTCGTCCGGGTCAAGAGACAGAATCTCCTCCTCGAACTTCCCGGATATGACAACCGCCGTCGTCTCCCCGTCGGCGGCGATCTCCTGGACCCGCCTCGAGTGGTCGTTTCCGTCCGGGAGGGAGTTCTCGTCTATGTTGGCGACAAACAGCATCGGCTTCGCCGTGATGAGATTCATCTCCGTAAAGGCGGCAGTAAAATCAGTACCGCCCTCACATTTTGACAGGAAATCGATCGTCGGCCTTCCCGAATCGAGGATGTCCTTTACAGACTCGTATACGACGAGGGACTCCTTGGCCTCCTTGTCCCCCGACTGGGCGGTCTTTTTGACCTTTTCTATCCTCCTCTCGACGACCGCGAGGTCGGCCAGGATCAGCTCCGTCTCGATGATCCCGATGTCCCGCCCGGGGTCGATATCCCCCTCCGGGTGTGCCACATTCTCATCGACAAAACAGCGCACCACGTGGATTACCGCATTCAGGTTTCTGATGTGGCCGAGAAACTGGTTTCCGAGACCCTCGCCCTTGCTCGCGCCCTTGACCAGCCCCGCAACGTCGACAAATTCCATCGATGTGGGTGTGATCTTTTTTGGCTTTGTTATCTCAGCTATCTGGTTGAGCCTCTCATCCGGCACCGTGACAATCCCGCTGTTAGGATCGATAGTGGTGAAGGGGTATCCCGCCGTCTGGGCAGCGGCCCCGGTCAGCGCGTTGAAGATGGTGGATTTCCCCGCGTTGGGGAGGCCTATTATGCCGGTGTTGAAGCCCATTGATCTTACCTGTAGAAAGAGAGAAAGTCAAATTGAAAAGGCGAAATGAAATAGACTCAAATCGATAGATTCAACAACTAACAGTCAAATTATAAAAGGCCGAAGGCTTAAACCGTCTGTCCCCTCCCCTCTCGTCACAAAAAATCAGCACAATAAAAGATGAGTTCCAGTTTGAATCGGCTGTAAAGTTTTTTAAATATTTAGCCTTTCAAAACCTCATCGAAGCCCTCGGTCTCACCAAAACACGATCGCTTTCCTTCGTATCCGGAAACTCCCGCTCGGCTAAAAGAAGAGGGCGTATCACTTTCTCGTGAAGATAATATTTGAGACCTTCCTCATCCCCTTAACGACCGAGTTGTATATGAAGAGCACGGCGTCCCTCGGGTCAAAGAGGGGGCTCGGCATCCCGAAGGTGCGTGGGAGCGTAACAAACAGCATTTTCGTCCCGAGGGGGCACCCCTTGATCCGCTTTACCTTCTTGGCCTCCAGCTTTCCCAGGACCTTGGTGCAGTCCCCGATAAGGAGCACCGGGCCGTCCGGGTGAATTACGTCCCCCTTGTAGACGCCCGTCACGATCCCGCCGGGGCGGGCATTTTTCACCGATCCGGGCCTCCTGGCGTCTATCGTCCCGAGACAACCTTTAAGGGCGGCGAGGCAGCCTCCGTAGCAGAAACGCCCCCTGTCCGGGTCATTGCCGGTGTAGAATTTTATCGGTGTGTCCACCTTATGGATGTCCTGATACTCGCTTACTATCCCCTTCGTTTTTTTCGCGAGCTCCTCTATCGTCACGTCGCCGGTCACCTCGATGTCCACATCAGCGATGGAGCCGTATCCACGCTCGCTCGCCATGACAAGGTGGATTACGTCTTCCGGCTTGAAGCCCAATATCTTAGCCCCGACGGCGTCCGCGGCCAGCGGGTCATTGGCGACGAGTATCAATCCCAGATCGAAGGGCTTCGGGGCGGACTCGTAGCCGTGGGCGATCTTAACGGCGTCCGAGATGACCACGTTCGGAAAGCCGATCTCCAGAAGATCGACTATCTTCTCGTTCAGCCTGTCGTCGTGGTAGAGCATCCTTTCGGCGTGGGTCAGGATTCCGATGTTGAGTTTCAGGGCGTTGGTTATGGTGCAGCAGATGTGGTACTTCAGCTTCGGCATCCAGACTTTAAAGTCGGCGTTGTGGAGGCTCTTCGCCACCCGCATCGATTTATGCCACATCCCCTTCTTCAGGGGAACCTTGTAATATTTTTCCTCGTTGAAGTCCACCACCCTTACCCCCTTCTCCTTTCCCATCTTGAAGTAGCCTGACTCCTTCAGAAAGAGCCTCGACGGGATGCCGTAGCCCCCCGACTCACCCACGGTGACGTCGGCCGCCCCCATTGAGCGAAGGACGTCGACCGCGGACCCGATAACGGTGGGGTGGGTGTAGGAATCGAAGATATACGCCTTGTTTGCCGTGACGACGTTAGGTTTTATGAGGGTCTTCCCATTCGGCTTGATACCTAGGTCGGTAAGCGACTCCTTTATTATCCCCGATATGACGGCCTCGTTGTAAGAGTCGCACCTTCTTAAGATCACCTTTTTCCTTTTATCCTTTGTCATATATCTTTACCTCCTTTACCTTGCAAACGATTTTGTTTAAATAGTATCAGATACTATCCGTTCATGTCAACAGTAATGCTTGACGGGGATTTTTTAAAAAGCCTTCCGAAAGCGGATGACGAGGAGACACAAATATTTACAGCGTAGAAACGGCTTGTCATTTTCATCGGTTTTTACTATAATTGTCCCATCGAACCACCATAAAGATCTAGGGGGGGTCTGTTATGGAAGTCAAGATAGGAACAGGAACTCTCTCCCTCGTCAGGGGGGACATCACAGAAGAATCCACCGACGCCATAGCCAACGCCGCAAACAGCGGGCTTCGTGGGGGAGGGGGCGTAGACGGCGCAATCCACAGGGCGGGGGGGCCGAAGATCATGGAGGAGTGCAGGAAGATCGGCGGCTGTCCCACCGGAAGCGCCGTCATCACGGCCGGGGGAAACCTCAAGGCGAAGTACGTAATCCACGCCGTCGGCCCCATTTACAAGAGGGGAACGAAGGGGGAGGAGAAGCTCCTCTCCTCCGCCTACAGAAAGTGCCTCGAGATCGTCTCTGAAAAGGAGATAAAGTCTATAGCCTTCCCCTCCATCAGCACCGGCGTCTACGGCTACCCGATAGCGGACGCCTCGAAAACGGCGCTGGTAACCGTCATCGACTACATGAAAAGCCACCCCGAGATAGAGCTTGTCCGCTTCGTCCTCTTCAGCGACAACGACCTCAAGGTCTACGAGGAGAGCCTGAAAAAACTTTCGTCGTAGGATTTCGGAGACGGTCACCCATATGAGCCTCGGCAGTGTTTTCGCCGTGGCCCGGAAAGTTGGCTTTCTTTTTGCAATAATCAATTCTAATCTCTCAAGGGAGTGATTAATTGAAGTTCAAATACGATAAATGCGACAAGTGCGGCGTCTGCCTCGAGAAGTGCCCGGAAGTTCAGATGGACTCCGACTCGGCTAAGGAGGCGATTACGCAATTGATCGAGGGGATTTCCGGAAGGGGGGCGAAGAAGGTGCTGGGCCGCTGTTCCTCCTGCTTTTCTTGCAACATATACTGCCCAAAGGACGCCGATCCCTACTACCTCGTTTTAGAGAGGTGGAACGACATCTACAAGGAAAAGGGAGCGCCCCCGATATTCGGCTTTGTCTGTCCGAACAGGAAGGACAACGCCTGGACGATGCTGAACAGCCTGGCCACCGACGGCGAGAGAAGCCGGTTTCGCAAATGGGCAGAAAACGAGAAGGGCATCCTCGAAGGATCACCCCCAAAGAAAAACCCCCTGATCCTCGGAAACTACGGCCACCTCTTCCCCCACATAACCGACTCCCCCCTCTTTGACAACTTCACCGTGATAGACCCGATCGGCCACTGGGAGAGCGGCGCCTACCTGATGCAGGCGGGATACTCAGAGGTGGTCGAGGAGATCGGCTCCACGGTGAAGAGCTTTTACGACGCCCTCGGCAATGGTGTGGTCTACATCCTGACCGACGCCGTGAACCTCCTTATGAGCGACCTCAGGCCGGACATATACGGGATCGAGGCGGAAACGAAATCGTTCACGCACGCGCTCAAGGACGCCCTTAAGGGCAAAAAGACGGTATTCGGTAAGGTCGAGTTAAAGAAGAAGGTTGGGCTCAGGCTCTCGGTACACGACAGCTGCTACGCCAAGGCGGAGGGGGACGCTATCTTCGACGCCGCCCGGGAGGTCCTAAAAGCCGTCGGCGCCGAGATCGTGGAGCTCGACCACATCCGGTACGACTCCCTCTGCTGCGGCTTCGGGCGGGGCGCGGCGGACATCCCGAAGGTGAGGGTGCCCTTCGAGATAATGAAGGGGGCGATGAGAAAGCTGAAGGAGGCGGAAGACGCAGGGGCCGACGGCCTCGTCACCTACTGCACCGGCTGTATGTATCTCCTCTGGTCGGCGAGGGAGCTTATGGGAAGCAGGGTCGCCGTATACCACCTGACGGAGCCTGTGACGATGGCGATGGGCGAATATAAAAACGCGGACCTCAAACGCCAGCGGGAACGGGCCTGGGACATCATCTCCCAGATTACATACACCTACACCAAGAGCCTCTTTCAGGGGAGGTTCAAGATAGGCGACGTCTCCGACAACCGCTATTCGCCGGAGGTGGCGGGCTTCTATCCTATCCTCAGGATAATCCGCGCCCTGTTGTCTATCGGGATTTTCAGAAAGGCCTACGCCTTAGGGTTCAGGGCGCTGACACGGGTGTTGTAGGGATTATAGGGGAGAATATTTCTAAACTGTATATTTTTAATAAGATTAATCTATCTAGAGTAATA contains:
- the rpsF gene encoding 30S ribosomal protein S6; translated protein: MRTYETIIVLDPDLSDEDNEKVIKKIEGVIESQKGSIVFIDHWGKRKLAYRVKKKFKGDYYRFIYYGSGNIISVLERNLRITEEVYKFLTVKIADEEIEIEPEKIEKLERFEGEDQDVLSPSGFKDIKGDADDMETDEVTGSDDFEEEKED
- a CDS encoding 30S ribosomal protein S18, translated to MTTVMKKRGFHKKKSCKFCANPSMKIDYKDQKSLKFFVTERGKIIPRRISGNCAKHQRELNTAIKRARILALLPFASTTSRF
- a CDS encoding (Fe-S)-binding protein, with product MKFKYDKCDKCGVCLEKCPEVQMDSDSAKEAITQLIEGISGRGAKKVLGRCSSCFSCNIYCPKDADPYYLVLERWNDIYKEKGAPPIFGFVCPNRKDNAWTMLNSLATDGERSRFRKWAENEKGILEGSPPKKNPLILGNYGHLFPHITDSPLFDNFTVIDPIGHWESGAYLMQAGYSEVVEEIGSTVKSFYDALGNGVVYILTDAVNLLMSDLRPDIYGIEAETKSFTHALKDALKGKKTVFGKVELKKKVGLRLSVHDSCYAKAEGDAIFDAAREVLKAVGAEIVELDHIRYDSLCCGFGRGAADIPKVRVPFEIMKGAMRKLKEAEDAGADGLVTYCTGCMYLLWSARELMGSRVAVYHLTEPVTMAMGEYKNADLKRQRERAWDIISQITYTYTKSLFQGRFKIGDVSDNRYSPEVAGFYPILRIIRALLSIGIFRKAYALGFRALTRVL
- a CDS encoding O-acetyl-ADP-ribose deacetylase, with amino-acid sequence MEVKIGTGTLSLVRGDITEESTDAIANAANSGLRGGGGVDGAIHRAGGPKIMEECRKIGGCPTGSAVITAGGNLKAKYVIHAVGPIYKRGTKGEEKLLSSAYRKCLEIVSEKEIKSIAFPSISTGVYGYPIADASKTALVTVIDYMKSHPEIELVRFVLFSDNDLKVYEESLKKLSS
- the ychF gene encoding redox-regulated ATPase YchF, yielding MGFNTGIIGLPNAGKSTIFNALTGAAAQTAGYPFTTIDPNSGIVTVPDERLNQIAEITKPKKITPTSMEFVDVAGLVKGASKGEGLGNQFLGHIRNLNAVIHVVRCFVDENVAHPEGDIDPGRDIGIIETELILADLAVVERRIEKVKKTAQSGDKEAKESLVVYESVKDILDSGRPTIDFLSKCEGGTDFTAAFTEMNLITAKPMLFVANIDENSLPDGNDHSRRVQEIAADGETTAVVISGKFEEEILSLDPDERDEYLKESGLAETGLSRIIKEGYRLLDLITFYTAVGPELRAWSIPRGTKASVAAGKIHTDMERGFIRAEVITFTDLEAIGSEEGVKEEGKIRTEGRDYIVEDGDIIRIKFNV
- a CDS encoding 50S ribosomal protein L9; protein product: MEIILLKDVNSLGKTGDKIKVAPGYARNYLIPKKLALKATKGNLKRLEEMHHQDEKAKERDKASALVLKEKIEALRLTMIKPAGEEDKLFGSVTSTEIAAALSMEGIDVDKKKIVIDETIKRLGDYTVSVKLFFGVVASLKIEVVREG
- a CDS encoding DUF362 domain-containing protein; the encoded protein is MTKDKRKKVILRRCDSYNEAVISGIIKESLTDLGIKPNGKTLIKPNVVTANKAYIFDSYTHPTVIGSAVDVLRSMGAADVTVGESGGYGIPSRLFLKESGYFKMGKEKGVRVVDFNEEKYYKVPLKKGMWHKSMRVAKSLHNADFKVWMPKLKYHICCTITNALKLNIGILTHAERMLYHDDRLNEKIVDLLEIGFPNVVISDAVKIAHGYESAPKPFDLGLILVANDPLAADAVGAKILGFKPEDVIHLVMASERGYGSIADVDIEVTGDVTIEELAKKTKGIVSEYQDIHKVDTPIKFYTGNDPDRGRFCYGGCLAALKGCLGTIDARRPGSVKNARPGGIVTGVYKGDVIHPDGPVLLIGDCTKVLGKLEAKKVKRIKGCPLGTKMLFVTLPRTFGMPSPLFDPRDAVLFIYNSVVKGMRKVSNIIFTRK